One window of Halopseudomonas maritima genomic DNA carries:
- a CDS encoding DUF6708 domain-containing protein, producing MTTRPHPLAQRLAKALDAHPLQADQPTGAPLMCMPEVEEQTEHYLSIEHGGSADRGMLTGALGGMGAAFFGFLALLDLWDGHPDSAVINALIAVVCFVPVFLWEILHPMPLPILFNRRTREVYFEQDGELYHTAWDDIAAAAYSVSTVGPYTGRMGHAALEALLHRFGHPKETVLINLGSPLGKRLEMQLGFWEYLRAYMNNGPFFDEHGNNSDSREFAEMQQEVRNSKGQSVRLYWGLIKEAYKANNGRNFLSGVDLVLLLGSIVFLPMHATQNFTYAIAKRRSRSQWPKLIRERLDPNGPTTRLVDLEQAGQAGQAE from the coding sequence ATGACCACACGCCCCCACCCCCTCGCCCAACGTCTGGCCAAAGCGCTGGACGCCCATCCGCTGCAGGCCGACCAGCCCACCGGCGCGCCCCTGATGTGCATGCCTGAGGTGGAAGAGCAGACTGAACACTATCTCTCAATTGAGCATGGCGGGAGCGCAGACCGAGGCATGCTGACCGGAGCGCTGGGGGGCATGGGAGCGGCTTTCTTTGGCTTTCTGGCACTGTTGGACCTTTGGGATGGGCACCCTGACTCTGCAGTTATCAACGCGCTCATAGCCGTCGTCTGCTTTGTACCCGTCTTCCTCTGGGAGATCCTCCATCCCATGCCCCTGCCCATTCTGTTTAACCGCCGCACCCGCGAGGTCTACTTTGAACAGGATGGCGAGCTGTACCACACCGCCTGGGACGATATTGCCGCTGCAGCCTACAGCGTCAGTACCGTAGGCCCCTATACAGGCCGCATGGGCCATGCGGCACTGGAGGCACTGCTACACCGCTTTGGTCACCCCAAGGAGACGGTGCTGATCAATCTGGGTTCGCCACTGGGCAAGCGGCTGGAAATGCAGCTGGGGTTCTGGGAATACCTGCGCGCCTATATGAACAACGGCCCCTTTTTTGATGAGCACGGCAATAACTCCGATTCACGCGAGTTTGCCGAGATGCAACAGGAGGTGCGCAACAGTAAGGGACAGTCCGTGCGCTTGTATTGGGGGTTGATAAAAGAGGCATACAAGGCCAATAACGGTCGCAATTTTCTCAGTGGTGTTGATCTGGTATTGCTGCTGGGCAGTATCGTTTTCTTGCCCATGCACGCCACCCAAAACTTCACCTACGCCATCGCCAAACGCCGCTCCCGCAGCCAGTGGCCCAAGCTGATCCGCGAGCGCCTTGACCCCAACGGCCCCACCACCCGCCTGGTCGATCTGGAGCAGGCTGGGCAGGCTGGGCAGGCTGAGTGA
- a CDS encoding flavin reductase family protein produces MTRPTSVIEPLNFREALGHYASGITVITSQADGEPLGFTCQSFYSVSMTPPLVSFSVMANSYSYPKIRRAGRFAVNVLSGEQAHISNQFARQGGDKWQGVEWQTSPLGNPVIGGSLHWFDCEIHAEHAAGDHLIVIGEVKALNLQDAPASEPLLYFKGQYRSLAEHSAA; encoded by the coding sequence ATGACACGCCCCACGTCGGTTATTGAGCCACTCAACTTTCGCGAAGCCCTTGGCCACTACGCCTCCGGCATCACCGTGATTACCTCGCAGGCAGATGGCGAGCCGCTTGGCTTCACCTGCCAGTCGTTCTACAGCGTCTCAATGACTCCGCCGCTGGTCTCTTTCAGCGTTATGGCCAACTCCTACAGCTATCCAAAAATTCGGCGCGCCGGCCGCTTTGCGGTGAACGTGTTGTCCGGCGAACAGGCGCATATCTCCAACCAGTTCGCCCGGCAAGGTGGCGACAAATGGCAGGGCGTCGAGTGGCAAACATCGCCGCTGGGCAACCCGGTGATTGGCGGCAGCCTGCACTGGTTTGATTGCGAAATACACGCCGAGCACGCCGCCGGAGACCACCTGATCGTGATTGGTGAAGTCAAAGCCCTCAACCTGCAAGACGCTCCGGCCAGTGAGCCACTGCTGTACTTCAAGGGCCAATACCGCAGCCTGGCGGAACACAGCGCGGCCTGA
- a CDS encoding DUF6708 domain-containing protein, which produces MTTPRPHPLAQRLAKALDAHPLQADQPTGAPLMCMPEVEEQTEHYLSIEHGDSADRGMLTGALGGMGTAFFGFLALLDLWDGHPDSAVINALIAVVCFVPVFLWEILHPMPLPILFNRRTREVYFEQDGELYHTAWDDIAAAAYSVSTVGPYTGRMGHAALEALLHRFGHPKETVLINLGSPLGKRLEMQLGFWEYLRAYMNNGPFFDEHGNNSDSREFVEIQQQVRNSKGQHIRLALSEIKEEYKTNNGRNYLSGIDLVLLLGGVMLLPMNATQNFTYAIAKRRSRSQWPKLIRERLDPNGPTTRLVDLEQAGQAGQAGQAE; this is translated from the coding sequence ATGACCACACCACGCCCCCACCCCCTCGCCCAACGCTTGGCTAAAGCGCTGGACGCCCATCCGCTGCAGGCCGACCAGCCCACCGGTGCGCCCTTGATGTGCATGCCTGAGGTGGAAGAGCAAACCGAACACTATCTATCGATTGAGCATGGTGACAGCGCAGACCGAGGCATGCTGACCGGAGCGCTGGGGGGCATGGGAACGGCTTTCTTTGGCTTTCTGGCACTGTTGGACCTTTGGGATGGGCACCCTGACTCTGCAGTTATCAACGCGCTCATAGCCGTCGTCTGCTTTGTACCCGTCTTCCTCTGGGAGATCCTCCATCCCATGCCCCTGCCCATTCTGTTTAACCGCCGCACCCGCGAAGTCTATTTCGAGCAAGATGGCGAGCTGTACCACACCGCCTGGGACGATATTGCCGCTGCAGCCTACAGCGTCAGTACCGTAGGCCCCTATACAGGCCGCATGGGCCATGCGGCACTGGAAGCACTGTTACACCGCTTTGGTCACCCCAAGGAGACGGTACTGATCAATCTGGGTTCGCCACTGGGCAAGCGGCTGGAGATGCAGCTCGGTTTCTGGGAATACCTGCGCGCCTATATGAACAACGGCCCCTTTTTTGATGAGCACGGCAATAACTCCGATTCACGCGAGTTTGTCGAGATTCAGCAGCAGGTGCGAAACAGTAAAGGGCAACATATACGTCTCGCCTTGAGCGAGATAAAGGAAGAATACAAAACCAATAACGGTCGCAACTACCTCAGTGGAATTGACCTTGTATTGTTATTAGGTGGAGTGATGCTCTTGCCGATGAACGCCACCCAAAACTTCACCTACGCCATCGCCAAACGCCGCTCCCGCAGCCAGTGGCCCAAGCTGATCCGCGAACGCCTTGACCCCAACGGCCCCACCACCCGCCTGGTCGATCTGGAGCAGGCTGGGCAGGCTGGGCAGGCTGGGCAGGCTGAGTGA
- a CDS encoding alpha/beta hydrolase family protein, with protein sequence MKAPLFKLAALTLGMSLSSVALATNPGGGGGGSNPNTGTGFPGVSSFSADGSFSTTSGSAGSSCTVFRPSTLGGNGLKHPIIVWGNGTTASPSTYSGILEHWASHGFVVIAANTSNAGTGQDMLSCIDYLTTQNNRSTGTYAGKLDLNRIGAAGHSQGGGGTIMAGQDYRIKATAPFQPYTIGLGHSSSSQSNQNGPMFLMTGSSDTIASPTLNALPVYNRANVPVFWGELSGASHFEPVGNAGDYRGPSTAWFRYHLMDDASAEDTFYGSNCDLCSDRDWDVRRKGIN encoded by the coding sequence ATGAAAGCACCCCTGTTCAAGCTGGCCGCCCTGACCCTGGGCATGTCCCTGTCCAGCGTCGCCCTGGCCACCAATCCCGGTGGTGGCGGTGGCGGCAGCAACCCGAATACCGGCACAGGCTTCCCGGGCGTCAGCAGCTTCAGCGCCGATGGCTCCTTCTCCACCACCAGTGGCAGCGCCGGCAGCAGCTGCACCGTGTTCCGCCCGTCTACCCTTGGCGGCAACGGTCTCAAGCACCCGATCATCGTCTGGGGCAACGGCACCACCGCCTCGCCCAGCACCTACAGCGGCATTCTCGAGCATTGGGCCAGCCATGGTTTTGTGGTCATCGCCGCCAATACCTCCAACGCCGGCACCGGCCAGGACATGCTCTCGTGTATTGATTACCTGACCACCCAGAACAACCGTAGCACCGGCACCTACGCGGGCAAACTGGACCTGAACCGCATCGGCGCAGCCGGCCACTCCCAGGGCGGTGGCGGCACCATCATGGCCGGCCAGGACTACCGCATCAAAGCCACTGCCCCCTTCCAGCCCTATACCATCGGCCTGGGTCACAGCAGCAGCTCCCAGTCCAACCAGAACGGCCCGATGTTCCTGATGACTGGCAGCAGCGACACCATCGCCAGCCCGACATTGAACGCCTTGCCGGTCTACAACCGCGCCAACGTGCCGGTGTTCTGGGGTGAGCTGTCTGGAGCCAGCCACTTTGAGCCGGTGGGTAACGCCGGTGACTATCGTGGCCCGTCCACCGCCTGGTTCCGCTATCACCTGATGGATGACGCCAGCGCCGAGGACACCTTCTACGGCAGCAACTGTGACCTGTGTAGCGACCGCGACTGGGACGTGCGCCGCAAGGGCATCAACTAA
- the rlmM gene encoding 23S rRNA (cytidine(2498)-2'-O)-methyltransferase RlmM has translation MQELLLHCRPGFEGEAAAEMQELAGEQGIAGYPVTQDGSAQVRFVCPEQGEAEQLMRAVDFQQLIFTRQWAVGSWLELDPEDRVSPIITACAQGYIASLMWLETADTNDGKALAALTKKLKGPLERSLTKTRFVRPNKPELPRLHLCFQSGQKVFVGWSWADNGAPWPMGIPRLKVPREAPSRSTLKLEEAWHHFIPRDDWDSRLKAGMTAVDLGAAPGGWTWQLVNRLMNVTAVDNGPMDRRLMDSGQVEHVQGDGYMYRPKRTVDWMVCDIVDKPARSSALAAKWIGQRYCRELIINFKLPMKQRYQEVMQCLGHIQDALDEAGVRAEIGCKQLYTDREEVTCHIRALR, from the coding sequence ATGCAGGAACTGTTGCTACATTGCCGTCCGGGCTTTGAAGGGGAGGCGGCCGCCGAGATGCAGGAGCTGGCCGGCGAGCAGGGTATTGCCGGTTATCCGGTGACCCAGGATGGCAGCGCTCAGGTGCGTTTTGTCTGCCCCGAGCAGGGCGAGGCCGAGCAACTGATGCGGGCCGTCGACTTTCAGCAACTGATCTTCACCCGCCAGTGGGCGGTCGGCAGTTGGCTGGAGCTGGACCCGGAAGACCGCGTCAGCCCCATCATCACCGCCTGCGCCCAGGGCTACATTGCCTCGCTGATGTGGCTGGAAACCGCTGACACCAACGACGGCAAGGCGCTGGCGGCGCTGACCAAAAAGCTGAAAGGGCCGCTGGAGCGCTCGCTCACCAAGACCCGCTTTGTTCGCCCCAACAAACCCGAGCTTCCGCGTCTGCACCTGTGCTTTCAGAGCGGCCAGAAGGTGTTTGTCGGCTGGTCCTGGGCTGACAACGGTGCGCCCTGGCCGATGGGGATTCCGCGCCTGAAAGTCCCGCGTGAGGCACCCAGCCGCTCGACCCTGAAGCTGGAGGAGGCCTGGCACCACTTTATTCCGCGTGATGACTGGGACAGTCGCCTTAAGGCCGGCATGACCGCCGTTGACCTGGGCGCCGCGCCCGGCGGCTGGACCTGGCAACTGGTCAACCGCCTGATGAACGTCACGGCGGTCGATAACGGCCCCATGGATCGCCGCCTGATGGACAGCGGCCAGGTAGAGCACGTGCAGGGCGACGGCTACATGTACCGCCCCAAGCGCACAGTCGACTGGATGGTCTGCGACATCGTTGATAAGCCGGCCCGCAGCAGCGCCCTGGCGGCCAAGTGGATCGGTCAGCGCTACTGTCGCGAGCTGATCATCAACTTCAAGCTGCCGATGAAACAGCGCTACCAGGAAGTGATGCAGTGCCTCGGGCACATTCAGGACGCGTTGGATGAAGCGGGTGTGCGCGCCGAGATCGGCTGCAAGCAGCTGTATACCGACCGTGAAGAAGTGACCTGCCATATTCGCGCGTTGCGCTAA
- a CDS encoding DUF1852 domain-containing protein, which yields MTTEFTFALKSIPFDEDYRPADNTRITTNFANLARGESREQNLRNTLAMINNRFNALAQWDNPKGDRYAVELEIVSVELTVKADNNGASFPAIEVLKTHILDRKTNQRIEGIVGNNFSSYVRDYDFSVLLLDHNKGQSSFSIPDNFGDLHGKLFQHFIKSPTYREHFSKPPVICLSVSDNKVYQRTDNLHPVLGFEYEPNESSLTEQYFKKMGLQVRYFMPPNSTAPLAFYFFGDLLNDYTSLELISTISTMETFQKIYRPEIYNANASAGQCYQPNLKNQDHSLTKIVYDRQERSQLAIEQGRFAEEQFIKPYQRVLEQWSASYTL from the coding sequence ATGACTACCGAATTTACCTTTGCCCTCAAGAGTATTCCGTTCGACGAGGACTATCGCCCCGCCGACAACACCCGTATTACCACCAACTTCGCCAACCTGGCGCGCGGTGAAAGCCGAGAGCAGAACCTGCGCAACACCCTGGCCATGATCAACAACCGCTTCAATGCACTGGCGCAATGGGACAACCCCAAAGGCGACCGCTACGCTGTCGAGCTGGAAATCGTGTCCGTCGAGCTGACGGTCAAGGCCGACAACAACGGTGCCAGCTTTCCGGCCATTGAAGTGCTGAAGACTCACATTCTTGATCGCAAGACCAATCAGCGTATTGAGGGCATCGTTGGCAACAACTTCTCGTCCTACGTACGCGATTACGACTTCAGTGTGCTGTTGCTGGACCACAACAAGGGCCAGTCTTCGTTCAGCATTCCGGACAACTTTGGCGACCTGCACGGCAAGCTGTTCCAGCACTTCATCAAGTCGCCCACCTATCGAGAGCACTTCAGCAAGCCGCCGGTAATCTGTCTCAGCGTCTCGGACAACAAGGTCTACCAGCGCACGGACAACCTGCACCCGGTGCTGGGCTTTGAATACGAGCCAAACGAGTCTTCACTGACCGAACAGTACTTTAAGAAAATGGGCCTGCAGGTGCGTTATTTCATGCCGCCAAACAGCACCGCGCCGCTGGCCTTCTACTTCTTTGGTGACCTGCTGAATGACTACACCAGCCTTGAGCTGATCAGCACCATCAGCACCATGGAGACTTTTCAGAAGATCTATCGGCCCGAGATCTACAACGCCAACGCGTCGGCAGGCCAGTGCTACCAACCCAACCTGAAGAATCAGGACCACTCGCTGACCAAGATTGTCTATGACCGCCAGGAGCGCAGCCAGCTCGCCATCGAGCAGGGCCGCTTTGCCGAAGAGCAGTTCATCAAACCCTATCAGCGCGTGCTTGAGCAGTGGTCTGCCAGCTACACCCTTTAA
- a CDS encoding LysR family transcriptional regulator: MLELRHLRTLSTLRDAESLVEAAERLHLTQSALSHQLKDLEEKLGMSLFVRKTKPVRFTSAGLRLLRLADNLLPQVRQAERDIQRLAGGQAGRLHMAIECHSCFQWLMPTIDQFRNAWPEVEVDFASGFFFAPLPALARGDLDLVVTSDPLDIDGITYVPLFTYEALLAVSNQHPLSTAHHVRPADLAGETLITYPVERERLDIFKQVLDPAGIEPAGVRTAEMTVMMMQLVASGRGVCCLPNWAMAEYLHKGYVSARRLGPDGLFGTLYAAVRDDMMEMPYLQDFLLTAKDISFATLEGVSARSND, from the coding sequence ATGCTTGAACTCCGCCACCTGCGTACCCTCAGCACCCTGCGCGACGCCGAAAGCCTGGTTGAAGCGGCCGAGCGCCTGCACCTGACCCAATCCGCGCTGTCCCATCAGCTCAAGGATCTGGAAGAAAAGCTCGGCATGAGCTTGTTTGTTCGCAAGACCAAGCCGGTACGCTTTACCAGCGCCGGGCTACGACTGTTGCGACTGGCCGACAACCTGCTGCCGCAGGTGCGGCAGGCCGAGCGCGACATTCAGCGGCTGGCTGGCGGTCAGGCCGGGCGCTTGCACATGGCCATTGAGTGCCACAGCTGCTTCCAGTGGCTGATGCCAACCATCGACCAGTTCCGTAACGCCTGGCCCGAGGTAGAAGTGGATTTTGCCTCCGGCTTTTTCTTCGCCCCTCTGCCCGCGCTGGCGCGCGGCGACCTGGATCTGGTGGTCACCTCAGACCCGCTGGATATTGACGGCATTACCTATGTGCCGCTGTTTACCTATGAGGCGCTGCTGGCGGTCAGCAATCAGCACCCGCTGAGCACCGCCCACCATGTACGCCCGGCTGATCTGGCAGGCGAAACCCTGATTACCTACCCGGTCGAGCGCGAACGGCTGGATATCTTCAAACAGGTCCTCGACCCTGCTGGCATCGAGCCCGCTGGCGTACGCACCGCCGAGATGACCGTGATGATGATGCAACTGGTCGCCTCCGGCCGTGGTGTCTGCTGCCTGCCCAACTGGGCCATGGCCGAGTACCTGCACAAGGGCTATGTCAGCGCCCGGCGTCTGGGGCCGGACGGACTGTTCGGCACCCTGTACGCCGCCGTGCGCGACGACATGATGGAAATGCCCTACCTGCAGGACTTTCTGCTGACCGCCAAAGACATTTCCTTTGCCACCTTGGAAGGCGTGAGCGCCCGCAGCAACGACTGA
- a CDS encoding toxin VasX, translated as MTQPAAHPEGLQPAACPLLAAVLPVRYAIGPVDPRHPSSLNGATLGLPELNGNFPDLGPDHPQLQDAPLGYIPRMLRDGYLYLWDETLQELSEYRVESARLNMTDRGDGLKGQAASAYLMLAAGAPVRLSWSPCAWSDDCFGRIEQEPALRQRMMRELTPGAPPFSGQVQVLHPEIGDVKPENFGWSCAPDPSYWLLEDPPLKRMRRCEQQHFALVDDPWGVLIDTAGLIRARNHAFEKLSAHRDEWSIAAIVQSMGESDTKIRQQIASSIDQSLLQRALREQERETSAHATDILRLADIWAAWFETFEGSTAASLESACESFDIRLPATREMLEVSFAAACLGPAATSPGVKVIERALDLEQVKGQPWLLWAVLGVKDRLDGGHLQRILSLPDSLPTVTEDAGEAAARWARISALAAALNLGADNLEKLPLAGGGEPLFAAVSTVIGGRLASLSEQIHQQTYILMIAMLARSKQRFDATRLTPEEAMRWVSEQLGTAHNNNQKRRLEKERARLERQQRHAEQGTAAAAVSAAVKNRLSSEVKRAVPLLHLVPKPTVSTTAPSTAPGQVTPPSPARPAPAISASPALPRLGGHATGIELPSIRDLLNEAPLKTLIALVSVWNLKEAMLHAQGERSAVNRIAAGSAFWTTVSASTAVLQQLAEVRWETRVANAGHFSPLAQQSLVRALGLSWAAMLFQALAAGLDVFYFGWKALIAYRLGDLDSAGVYVGLTSANLALTGASLKAVRALHIARAAVLAGEAQALLTGVRVLSLPLRLTLVGLAATILVGLVGLFFTEDEPLEQWLKQLFCGTRPATWSGNLTKTLQQLYQIVLPVSLKLERWHDINPRTGQLVEELRLVLELPGQREYRQGMVSFEGTEHWQYSSGLFGLGGSAQCLRLAWCENDTLPFYPDISNPAPASANGLRLCRAYHETNGARLVAIRGSLTYQPIEELYLPAIDIDIS; from the coding sequence ATGACCCAGCCAGCCGCCCACCCGGAAGGTCTGCAACCTGCCGCCTGCCCCCTGCTCGCTGCCGTGCTGCCGGTGCGCTACGCCATCGGCCCGGTAGACCCGCGTCACCCCAGTAGCCTGAATGGGGCAACGCTGGGGCTACCGGAACTCAATGGCAACTTTCCTGACTTGGGGCCAGATCACCCACAACTGCAAGACGCGCCTCTGGGCTACATACCTCGGATGTTGCGCGACGGCTATCTGTACCTGTGGGATGAAACCTTGCAGGAGTTGAGTGAATACCGTGTTGAAAGCGCGCGGCTCAACATGACCGATCGTGGCGACGGGCTGAAGGGCCAGGCAGCGAGCGCCTACCTGATGCTCGCTGCCGGCGCCCCGGTAAGGCTTAGCTGGTCGCCCTGCGCTTGGTCCGACGACTGTTTTGGTCGCATTGAGCAGGAGCCCGCCTTGCGGCAGCGCATGATGCGCGAGCTGACGCCCGGCGCCCCACCTTTTAGCGGGCAGGTGCAGGTGTTGCACCCGGAAATTGGCGATGTAAAGCCGGAAAACTTTGGCTGGAGCTGCGCACCAGATCCGTCCTACTGGCTACTTGAAGACCCGCCGCTCAAGCGCATGCGGCGCTGTGAACAACAGCACTTCGCGCTGGTCGATGACCCCTGGGGCGTGCTCATAGACACGGCCGGTTTGATACGCGCCCGCAACCATGCCTTTGAAAAGCTCAGCGCACACCGCGACGAATGGTCTATTGCCGCTATCGTGCAGTCGATGGGCGAGAGTGATACAAAAATTCGCCAGCAGATAGCGTCCAGCATCGATCAATCGTTATTGCAACGCGCACTGCGCGAGCAAGAACGCGAGACCAGCGCGCATGCAACGGACATCCTGCGCCTGGCAGACATCTGGGCCGCCTGGTTTGAGACCTTTGAGGGGAGCACCGCCGCGAGCCTGGAAAGCGCTTGTGAAAGCTTCGACATCCGGCTGCCCGCCACCCGCGAGATGCTGGAGGTCAGCTTTGCCGCCGCCTGCCTGGGCCCGGCAGCCACGTCACCCGGCGTCAAGGTGATAGAAAGGGCGCTGGATCTGGAGCAGGTAAAAGGTCAGCCCTGGCTGCTCTGGGCCGTACTGGGGGTAAAAGACCGGCTGGATGGCGGCCATTTGCAGCGCATCTTGTCGCTGCCTGACAGCCTGCCAACGGTAACGGAAGATGCAGGCGAGGCGGCGGCCCGCTGGGCACGGATCTCCGCGCTGGCAGCGGCGCTCAACCTGGGCGCAGACAACCTGGAGAAACTGCCACTGGCAGGCGGTGGTGAGCCCCTGTTTGCCGCCGTATCCACCGTCATCGGTGGCCGCCTGGCATCGCTGAGTGAACAGATACATCAGCAAACCTACATCCTGATGATTGCCATGCTGGCGCGCAGCAAGCAACGCTTTGACGCCACTCGGCTAACGCCAGAGGAGGCCATGCGCTGGGTCAGCGAGCAGCTAGGGACCGCGCACAACAACAACCAGAAACGCAGACTGGAAAAAGAGAGAGCCCGCCTGGAGCGCCAACAGCGCCACGCTGAGCAAGGCACCGCTGCCGCCGCGGTGAGTGCTGCTGTCAAAAACCGGCTGTCATCTGAGGTAAAACGAGCGGTGCCATTACTGCACTTGGTACCCAAACCCACGGTTTCCACCACCGCGCCCAGCACCGCGCCAGGCCAGGTTACGCCACCCAGCCCTGCGCGCCCGGCCCCAGCAATCAGCGCTTCGCCGGCGCTACCTCGCCTCGGTGGCCATGCAACAGGTATTGAACTGCCAAGCATACGGGACCTGCTTAACGAGGCGCCGCTGAAAACGCTGATTGCGTTGGTGTCGGTGTGGAACTTGAAGGAAGCCATGCTGCACGCACAGGGCGAGAGGTCTGCAGTCAACCGTATCGCGGCCGGTAGCGCATTCTGGACCACAGTCTCTGCCTCAACGGCAGTGCTACAACAGCTCGCCGAGGTGAGATGGGAAACGCGCGTGGCGAATGCAGGACACTTTAGTCCACTCGCCCAACAATCCTTGGTTCGTGCTCTAGGTTTGAGCTGGGCTGCCATGCTATTCCAAGCCCTCGCAGCCGGTCTAGATGTATTTTATTTCGGCTGGAAGGCCCTGATAGCCTACCGTCTAGGAGACTTGGATAGCGCAGGAGTTTACGTTGGCCTGACCAGCGCCAACCTTGCATTGACCGGCGCGTCGTTGAAAGCCGTGCGCGCCTTGCACATCGCCCGCGCTGCGGTGCTGGCCGGCGAGGCGCAGGCGCTTCTCACCGGGGTTCGGGTACTGTCACTGCCCCTGCGCCTTACCCTGGTGGGGCTTGCTGCCACCATTCTGGTGGGCTTAGTGGGGCTGTTTTTTACCGAAGACGAACCGCTGGAACAGTGGCTCAAGCAACTCTTTTGCGGTACGCGCCCAGCCACTTGGAGCGGGAATCTGACAAAAACCTTGCAGCAGCTATATCAGATTGTGTTGCCGGTCAGCCTCAAACTGGAACGCTGGCACGACATCAACCCACGCACAGGGCAGCTGGTTGAAGAGTTGCGTCTGGTGCTGGAGTTGCCCGGCCAGCGAGAATACCGTCAGGGCATGGTCAGTTTTGAAGGCACGGAGCACTGGCAATACAGCTCCGGGCTGTTTGGCCTGGGCGGCAGCGCCCAATGCCTGCGGTTGGCATGGTGTGAGAACGACACACTGCCCTTCTATCCGGACATCAGTAACCCTGCGCCAGCGTCCGCCAACGGCCTGCGACTGTGCCGCGCCTACCACGAGACCAACGGCGCGCGTCTGGTTGCCATACGCGGCAGCCTTACGTATCAACCCATCGAAGAGCTATACCTGCCCGCCATTGACATAGATATAAGCTAA
- a CDS encoding methionine synthase, producing the protein MKKLLPTSTAGSLPKPAWLAQPETLWSPWKLEDQALQEGKQDALRVSLQEQLQAGIDIVSDGEQTRQHFVTTFIEHLDGVDFEQRETVRIRDRYDASVPTVVGAVTRQKPVFVEDATFLRKQTSQPIKWALPGPMTMIDTLYDAHYKSREKLAWEFAKILNQEAKELEAAGVDIIQFDEPAFNVFFDEVNDWGVATLERAIEGLKCETAVHICYGYGIKANTDWKKTLGSEWRQYEEAFPKLQQSKIDMVSLECHNSHVPMELIELIRGKKVMVGAIDVASHTVETPEDVANTLRKALQFVDADKLYPCTNCGMAPLPREVARGKLNALAAGAEIVRRELLA; encoded by the coding sequence ATGAAAAAGCTACTCCCTACCTCGACCGCAGGCAGCCTGCCCAAACCGGCTTGGCTGGCTCAACCCGAGACCCTGTGGTCGCCCTGGAAACTAGAAGACCAGGCCCTGCAAGAAGGCAAGCAAGACGCCCTGCGCGTATCGCTGCAAGAGCAGCTGCAAGCCGGCATCGACATCGTTAGCGACGGCGAGCAAACCCGCCAGCACTTTGTCACCACCTTTATCGAGCACCTCGACGGAGTGGATTTCGAGCAGCGCGAAACCGTCCGTATCCGCGACCGCTATGACGCCAGCGTGCCCACAGTGGTCGGCGCAGTGACCCGGCAAAAGCCGGTGTTTGTTGAGGACGCCACATTTCTGCGCAAACAAACCAGCCAGCCGATCAAGTGGGCCCTGCCAGGTCCGATGACGATGATCGACACCCTGTACGACGCGCACTACAAGAGCCGCGAAAAACTCGCCTGGGAATTTGCCAAGATCCTTAACCAGGAAGCGAAAGAGCTGGAAGCGGCGGGCGTGGATATCATCCAGTTTGATGAGCCGGCCTTTAATGTGTTCTTCGATGAGGTCAACGATTGGGGCGTGGCGACCCTGGAGCGCGCCATCGAAGGCCTGAAATGCGAAACCGCCGTGCACATTTGCTACGGCTACGGCATCAAGGCCAACACCGACTGGAAAAAAACCCTCGGCTCCGAGTGGCGTCAGTATGAAGAGGCCTTCCCCAAGCTGCAGCAGTCCAAGATCGACATGGTTTCGCTGGAGTGTCACAACTCCCACGTCCCCATGGAGCTGATTGAGCTGATTCGCGGCAAGAAGGTCATGGTCGGCGCTATTGATGTGGCGAGCCACACCGTTGAAACGCCCGAGGACGTCGCCAACACCCTGCGCAAGGCGCTGCAGTTTGTTGATGCCGATAAACTCTACCCCTGCACCAACTGCGGTATGGCCCCCCTGCCCCGCGAGGTGGCGCGCGGCAAGCTGAATGCGCTGGCCGCCGGTGCCGAGATCGTCCGCCGGGAGCTGCTGGCCTGA